Part of the Sphingomonadaceae bacterium OTU29LAMAA1 genome, CGATGAGTTCGCCGCCCGCGTCGGCGACGGCGGCGACATCGTCTGTGGTGAGTACGGTGCCCGCACCGACGATCGCCCGGCCAGCGTAGCGCTTCGCCATTGCGGCGATGCTGGTCAGCGGGTCGGGCGAGTTCAGCGGCACTTCGAGCAGCGTGAAGCCGGCATCGACCAGCGCGTCGCCGATCGCCTCAGCCTCGGCGGGGGTGAGGCCGCGGAGGACCGCGACGAGCGGGCAGGCGGCGAACGCCTCGGCGAAGCGGGTTGCGGGGTCGGTCATTGTAAAGGCTCCCGGGGTGTTGCGGCATGCTGGCCTTGGCGGTGGTGACGTCGCGAGAGGATCATGCGGCCAGATGCGCGCGCAGGTGGTGGATGCCGGCGATGAAGGCCATCGTCGCGTCGACCGGCTCTACCCGGCCGCCGAGCGTTTCGATCGCGGCGGTGTAGAGAGCGGCGAGCGTGCCGTCGGCGAGCAGGTGGACCGTCTCGCCCGCCATATCGCGTGCGCCGACGTCGGAACCGATCAGCACGCCGCTGGCATAGGCCGCAGCGTCTTTGGGTGCGCGGCGGGCGAGGAGGACGGCGGCACGGACCTCGAACAGCGCCGCGCCGAGGTCGCAGGCACCGGCGCCGCGCGCGATGCCTTCGCGAAACGCAGTCCCATCCGCGACCGGGCCGTCGAGCATGCCGGCGAGGATGCCGTGCGCCTTGAGCAGCGCGAAGAGTTCGCCGGTCATCACCGTCGTCACATCCACGATCCGCGCGTCCTGTGTGGCGATCCATTTGTTGTGCGTGCCGGGCTGGCAGAACAGCGCATCGGCAGGGGCAAGGCCGGCGGCGACCGCGCCCAGAACCTGCACCTCTTCACCGCGCATCACGTCGGCACGGGCACCATGGACCCAAGACACGCCGGGGACGATAATGGCTCTGGCATCGTCGATCCGCAGCGCGGTCCGGCCGAGTGCAGCAAGATCGGCGGGAGCGGGCACATAGGGCGCTTCCCGCCAGCCGCGGGTCGAACCGATCATGCCCGCCGCGATGACCGGCAGATCGCCGAGCCGTTCGCGCAGCGTGGCGAGCGCGGGGACATAATCGTCCGCCGCCATCGCCAGCACGCCGGCCCCGTCGCGCATGCCGTCCGACACGCTGCCGTCCGCCTCGACCCGGTAGGCGCGGCGATTGGTCGTACCCCAATCGACCGCGATAATCGCATTCGCCATCCCGCTTACTCGGCTTGGGGCGTGCCGAGGTCGGCGGTCGGCTTCGAACCCCAGAGCGCATAAGCGAGGACGACGACCTCGCACGCCATGGTCAGGAAGAACGAGTTCTGGAGGCCGTAGCGATCGGCGAGCCAGCCCTGGACAACGACGAGCGCACCGCCGGCGATCGCCATGATCATCAGGCCCGACCCCTCTTCGGTCAGCGGGCCGAGGCCGCGGATCGCGAGCGTGAAGATCGTCGGGAACATGATCGAATGGAACAACCCGACCGCGATCAGCGACCACATGGCCATCGGCCCGGTGGTGAACGTCGCAACGGCGACGACGACGAGCGCGCCGAAGGCGAAGACGCTAAGCACGCGTTCCGGTGCGATCTTTTGCATGATGAGGCTGCCGGCGAAGCGGCCGACCATCATCCCGCCCCACAGCAGCGCGAGATAGCGCGACGCCTGTTCGTGCGTGATCGCGGCGATCTCGGGCTGCGAGACGAAATTCACGAACAGGTTGGCGACGCCGATCTCGGCGAGCAGGTAGGCGATCATCGTCGGGATGCCGAGCGTC contains:
- a CDS encoding 2-dehydro-3-deoxygalactonokinase, with product MANAIIAVDWGTTNRRAYRVEADGSVSDGMRDGAGVLAMAADDYVPALATLRERLGDLPVIAAGMIGSTRGWREAPYVPAPADLAALGRTALRIDDARAIIVPGVSWVHGARADVMRGEEVQVLGAVAAGLAPADALFCQPGTHNKWIATQDARIVDVTTVMTGELFALLKAHGILAGMLDGPVADGTAFREGIARGAGACDLGAALFEVRAAVLLARRAPKDAAAYASGVLIGSDVGARDMAGETVHLLADGTLAALYTAAIETLGGRVEPVDATMAFIAGIHHLRAHLAA